A genomic segment from Glycine soja cultivar W05 chromosome 18, ASM419377v2, whole genome shotgun sequence encodes:
- the LOC114396748 gene encoding E3 ubiquitin-protein ligase HAKAI homolog, whose protein sequence is MLQIRLSKAPASEGSAGVKLSPVETVTVACPDHLVLADLPVAKGIGAATTASLVKTLGRRSRRQLGERVHFCVRCDFPIAIYGRLIPCEHAFCLDCARSDSMCYLCDDRIQKIQTIKMMEGILICAAPHCLKSFLKKADFESHIQDSHGNLLRPNADKEDGNESEAQSVRQSTASDSTARGPQRPVFSPGSNSQQHDLEDKSRRQTPREQPPSRQTQQPKPPYYGQQQHPSDTMSASVGGGQQGFHQQIFDMQHPPQDPSQFADRQQAVGPEAPFPEYPAMHPAQPSNVPLLVTSNPMLNPPMTFGYPPYLNERAQPFYGAPYDMPRQDSGSDIGGDQSSLVGFPQGVPNGPNFPGNYPQPWNSGMGGVPFEQAQGGMVVDPREGKGILAPQPMPLPPPPPPPSHMSYGKQNYYSGELGHDGQSYGAWQHDTRDSFGSQG, encoded by the exons ATGCTTCAGATTCGGCTTAGTAAGGCTCCTGCATCAGAAGGGTCGGCAGGGGTGAAGCTGTCGCCGGTTGAGACTGTTACAGTTGCGTGCCCTGACCATCTGGTCCTTGCTGATCTTCCTGTTGCAAAGGGCATTGGTGCGGCCACTACTGCCTCCCTTGTTAAGACTTTGGGCCGTAGGTCCCGCCGCCAGCTTGGCGAGCGAGTCCATTTCTGTGTTCGCTGTGATTTCCCGATTGCCATTTATGGACGCCTG ATCCCTTGTGAGCATGCCTTTTGTCTGGATTGTGCTAGAAGTGATTCAATGTGCTACCT GTGTGATGATCGAATTCAGAAGattcaaacaattaaaatgatGGAAGGAATCCTCATTTGTGCGGCTCCTCATTGTCTCAAGTCTTTCTTGAAGAAAGCTGATTTTGAATCTCATATCCAAGACAGCCACGGAAACCTTCTTCGACCCAATGCAGATAAAGAAGATGGAAATGAGTCGGAGGCACAGAGTGTTAGGCAATCAACGGCTTCAGATTCCACTGCTCGCGGTCCCCAAAGACCAGTTTTTTCTCCTGGTTCAAATTCCCAGCAACATGATCTGGAAGACAAATCTCGTAGACAGACACCTAGAGAGCAACCACCTTCAAGGCAAACCCAGCAGCCAAAGCCACCATATTATGGTCAACAACAACACCCTTCAGATACCATGTCTGCCTCTGTTGGTGGTGGACAACAGGGCTTTCATCAACAAATTTTTGACATGCAGCATCCCCCACAAGATCCTTCCCAGTTTGCTGACAGACAACAGGCAGTTGGTCCAGAGGCCCCATTTCCCGAGTATCCAGCAATGCACCCTGCACAACCTTCCAATGTTCCCTTGCTGGTTACTTCAAACCCAATGCTGAACCCACCCATGACATTTGGCTATCCCCCATACCTAAACGAACGAGCTCAGCCATTTTACGGTGCTCCCTATGATATGCCTAGGCAGGACTCAGGTTCTGATATAGGTGGGGACCAGAGTTCATTAGTGGGTTTCCCGCAAGGTGTCCCAAATGGCCCAAATTTTCCAGGAAATTATCCCCAGCCATGGAATTCAGGAATGGGTGGTGTGCCTTTTGAACAAGCACAGGGTGGTATGGTTGTGGATCCAAGGGAGGGCAAAGGTATATTGGCACCACAGCCCATGCCCCTCCCACCGCCACCTCCACCTCCATCCCACATGTCATATGGGAAACAGAACTACTATTCTGGGGAGCTTGGGCATGATGGTCAGAGTTATGGGGCGTGGCAGCATGATACCCGTGATAGCTTTGGTAGCCAAGGCTAG